CCTGGAAGAAATGCCTGATCTTGAAATGGCCGATTTACAGGCGGCTTTAAACCTGAATGAATAAGAAACCCTGAGCCATGAACCTTTCACGTGTAGGTTTCTGGTTTTGCACCTCGAAGAGCTGCAGTTCAGATAGCCGGTCGGTTGCGAGGCTTTGCGAGCTACCACCGGAGCCGATTAGTCTTCTGCCTCCCGCACCAGCCCCGCCCCGTTGGGGCGGGGCTGGTGCGGGAGATACGATGGTAGGCTTTGGGTCCGGTGGTAGGCCCAAAGCGGCCAACCGACCGGCTATCCGAACTGCAGCCTTTCAGGATGCCCACGCCAACACCCTCGCCGAAGACCACCGCATCAAACACAATCTTTGGAGTGCAGCGGCTTGACGCCGCTTTCATAGCAAAGCGTGAAGGAACTGAAATCAGTTTCCCGAAATCAAATTTGGCATTCCCGTCCTGATCTATTATTCTTTGAATATCCAATCAACGGCAGGAGAAATAGACAATGACCGTCGTGACTGAACCCCAGATTCATCTTTGGACCCGTGATGAGTACTACAAAATGACGGAAGCTGGTCTTTTTCAAGGAAAACACGTTGAACTGATTGAAGGACAGGTTATTGAAATGAGTCCAATGGGAAGCCTGCACGCTACGGCAGTCGCACTGGTTGGGAGAGCGTTGGAACAGGGATTCGGACCAGGATTCTTTGCCCGGTGGCAGATGCCGTTGAATGCCGGAAGTAAATCTGAACCGGAACCTGATATTGCGATTATTGAGGGAACGATTCGGCAGTTCAAAAATGCCCATCCACAAACAGCCATCCTGGTTGTAGAAGTAGCCGAAACTTCCCTTGCCTATGACCGGACTGACAAAGCCAGCCTCTATGCCCGGATGGGCATTCCAGAGTATTGGATTGTAAATCTGATTGACCGCCAGCTTGAAGTCCGGCGCAGCCCAGTTGTTAATGAGTTTCAGCCTTTCGGTTTCGGCTATTCCGAGATGATCATTCTCACTGAAGATCAGCACGTATCCTCACTTGAAAAGCCAGCGATTGCAATTGCTATCTCTGATATTTTACCGTGAGTTACAAGGTCTTAATGAGTTCATCTCACCAATTCATTCAATGAATGGATTTTTACCCACAAGACTGCATTTTTAAAGCATCAAACCAGTAGTAGAAAATGAGGCAATTTCCCTAACAAAGCGCTTGACGGATTTTTGCTTTTTCTTTAGGCTGTTTTCACAGCGTCTCAATTCAAAGATCAACCATAAACACTCTCAAAACAATGGGTAGCATCCATACGGAAAACACTACGGAGGGAAAACTAATGCCTTTGCTACAAGTAGGTTACTACCAACCACAGGCATTATTCGGCGTCTTA
The genomic region above belongs to Acidobacteriota bacterium and contains:
- a CDS encoding Uma2 family endonuclease; translation: MTVVTEPQIHLWTRDEYYKMTEAGLFQGKHVELIEGQVIEMSPMGSLHATAVALVGRALEQGFGPGFFARWQMPLNAGSKSEPEPDIAIIEGTIRQFKNAHPQTAILVVEVAETSLAYDRTDKASLYARMGIPEYWIVNLIDRQLEVRRSPVVNEFQPFGFGYSEMIILTEDQHVSSLEKPAIAIAISDILP